In Halorhabdus tiamatea SARL4B, a genomic segment contains:
- a CDS encoding adenylosuccinate synthase, whose translation MTVTIVGSQLGDEGKGRVVDLYSDEADVVVRYQGGDNAGHTVCHGDEEYKLSLVPSGAIRGKIGVLGNGCVINPRTLFDELEMLRERGLDPDVRVAERAHVIMPFHRVLDGIEEDVKSEDDQEVGTTGRGIGPTYEDKAGRRGVRIGDLLDPDVLQDRLEYVVPQKRAIAADVYGLDVDNLEEYPNAFDVDALFEEFREYGRRIEREDMAVNAGAFLTEARDSGKSLMLEGAQGTIIDIDHGNYPYVTSSNPTAGGATVGTGLSPGVIGDGEVVGIVKAYLTRVGSGPLPTELGGVPGDTPGYDGDPDNPQTEAEELATVIREAGDEYGTVTGRPRRVGWLDLPMLRHSTRASGFTGLAVNHVDTLAGLDELKVAEAYELDGERLETMPATTEQWADCEPVYRTFEGWDDQDWETVATDGYEALPANARTYLEYVSDELDVPIYAIGVGPSREDTIVRETPY comes from the coding sequence ATGACCGTTACGATCGTTGGGTCACAACTCGGCGACGAAGGGAAAGGCCGAGTCGTCGACCTCTACAGCGACGAAGCCGACGTCGTCGTCCGGTACCAGGGCGGGGACAACGCCGGCCACACGGTGTGTCACGGCGACGAGGAGTACAAGCTGTCGCTGGTTCCCAGCGGCGCGATCCGGGGGAAGATCGGCGTCCTCGGGAACGGCTGTGTGATCAACCCGCGAACACTGTTCGACGAACTCGAGATGCTCCGGGAACGGGGACTCGATCCGGACGTGCGTGTCGCCGAGCGCGCACACGTGATCATGCCCTTCCATCGCGTCCTCGACGGGATCGAGGAGGACGTCAAAAGCGAGGACGACCAGGAAGTCGGGACCACGGGCCGCGGGATCGGCCCGACCTACGAGGACAAAGCCGGCCGTCGTGGCGTCCGCATCGGGGATCTACTCGACCCGGACGTGCTCCAGGACCGACTCGAGTACGTCGTCCCCCAGAAGCGGGCGATCGCCGCGGACGTCTATGGACTCGACGTCGACAACCTCGAGGAGTATCCGAACGCCTTCGACGTCGACGCCCTCTTCGAGGAGTTCAGGGAATACGGGCGTCGGATCGAGCGCGAGGACATGGCTGTCAACGCCGGTGCGTTTCTGACTGAGGCGCGGGACTCGGGGAAGTCCCTCATGCTCGAAGGAGCCCAGGGGACGATCATCGACATCGACCACGGGAATTACCCCTACGTCACCTCCTCGAACCCGACAGCCGGCGGCGCGACGGTCGGTACGGGTCTCAGCCCGGGCGTCATCGGCGATGGCGAGGTCGTCGGTATCGTCAAGGCCTACCTCACGCGTGTCGGCAGCGGCCCACTTCCGACCGAACTGGGCGGCGTCCCCGGCGACACGCCGGGATACGACGGTGACCCCGACAATCCCCAGACGGAGGCCGAAGAACTCGCGACGGTCATCCGCGAGGCGGGCGACGAGTACGGCACCGTCACCGGTCGGCCGCGTCGCGTCGGGTGGCTCGATCTCCCGATGCTCCGCCATTCGACGCGCGCCAGCGGGTTCACTGGCCTCGCCGTCAATCACGTCGACACGCTGGCGGGACTTGACGAACTGAAGGTCGCCGAAGCCTACGAACTCGACGGCGAGCGACTCGAGACGATGCCCGCGACCACCGAGCAGTGGGCCGACTGCGAGCCGGTGTATCGGACCTTCGAAGGCTGGGACGATCAGGACTGGGAGACGGTTGCCACCGACGGCTACGAGGCGCTCCCGGCGAACGCTCGTACCTATCTCGAGTACGTCAGCGACGAACTCGACGTTCCGATCTACGCGATCGGCGTCGGTCCCTCGCGTGAGGATACGATCGTTCGCGAGACGCCGTACTGA
- a CDS encoding Gfo/Idh/MocA family protein has translation MTYDVAVVGTGAAPESPTVESWSMAYRHAEAYERNDETRLVAAADRHRERVDAFGDRFDLPADGRFTDAIELLDAIEPDVVSLTVPPEAHTELTVAAARRGVEAIHCEKPMAATWAGAQRMAGEAWRADAQLTFHRMRRFGRPFRAAKEILEGGEIGDLRRVEIGWDDFYDTGAHSIDLAGMFAGEPRAKWVLAQLDYRKEDVRFGMHQENQMLAHWEYDNGVQGLLSTGEPSDLVGAAFHLVGSDGEIRIDADDGPMLEVRRSESGTWETVDVDGETLHHAGTGDYEYANAYHQRAIDDVIEALGSDHESELRAHNGLNTAEIIFGGYESVRQRGRVDFPLEIEDNPFEAMVKAGEVGPASEK, from the coding sequence ATGACCTACGACGTCGCTGTCGTCGGGACGGGAGCGGCACCCGAGAGCCCGACGGTCGAGAGCTGGTCGATGGCGTATCGCCACGCGGAAGCCTACGAGCGCAACGACGAGACACGACTCGTCGCCGCGGCCGACCGGCACCGAGAGCGCGTCGACGCGTTCGGCGACCGGTTCGACCTGCCCGCGGACGGTCGGTTCACCGACGCGATCGAACTGCTCGACGCGATCGAGCCGGACGTCGTGAGCCTGACGGTCCCGCCCGAAGCTCACACTGAACTCACAGTCGCGGCCGCTCGTCGCGGCGTCGAGGCGATCCACTGCGAGAAGCCGATGGCCGCGACGTGGGCCGGCGCACAGCGGATGGCGGGGGAGGCCTGGCGGGCCGACGCCCAGCTGACCTTCCACCGGATGCGTCGGTTCGGCCGGCCGTTTCGGGCCGCGAAAGAAATCCTCGAGGGGGGTGAGATCGGCGACCTCCGGCGGGTCGAGATCGGGTGGGACGACTTCTACGACACCGGCGCACACAGCATCGACCTCGCGGGGATGTTCGCCGGCGAGCCCCGAGCGAAGTGGGTTCTGGCCCAGCTCGATTACCGGAAGGAAGACGTCCGCTTTGGCATGCACCAGGAGAACCAGATGCTCGCCCACTGGGAGTACGACAACGGCGTACAGGGGTTGCTCTCGACCGGCGAACCGTCCGATCTGGTCGGGGCCGCGTTCCACCTCGTCGGCAGCGACGGCGAGATCCGAATCGACGCCGACGACGGGCCGATGCTGGAAGTCCGGCGGTCTGAGTCGGGGACATGGGAGACGGTCGACGTGGACGGCGAGACGCTCCATCACGCCGGGACGGGCGACTACGAGTACGCGAACGCCTATCACCAGCGCGCGATCGACGACGTGATCGAGGCACTTGGGAGCGACCACGAGTCAGAACTCCGGGCGCACAACGGACTGAACACCGCCGAGATCATCTTCGGTGGCTACGAGTCGGTCCGCCAGCGTGGGCGCGTCGACTTCCCGCTGGAAATCGAGGACAACCCCTTCGAGGCGATGGTCAAAGCGGGTGAGGTCGGGCCGGCCAGCGAAAAGTAG
- a CDS encoding methytransferase partner Trm112 — protein sequence MQEDLMDIICCPLDKNELELDVTEREDGEIVAGTLTCTDCGETYPIEDGIPNLLPPDMREDAPA from the coding sequence ATGCAAGAAGACCTGATGGACATCATCTGCTGTCCGCTCGATAAGAACGAACTCGAACTCGACGTCACCGAACGCGAGGACGGAGAGATCGTCGCGGGGACCCTGACGTGTACTGACTGTGGCGAGACGTACCCGATCGAGGACGGCATCCCCAACCTGCTCCCGCCGGACATGCGCGAGGACGCACCGGCCTAG
- a CDS encoding DUF7524 family protein codes for MVDPLPVHVNREELHDIAVPTSFETTGPFDIRLVNHGQPLHVHLHLDDDLSAVAEIEATNHYVDGETERRVSVSVRDGATVRGKLKVVSGYGAQTRYVDVIVTEPDEQEGSVRVDESLAEPQPVETEQPDSALAQQPIVPVAALAVGALVVAAGIAFAVQAFVVGLGALVVLAGVLVAMYVLFVE; via the coding sequence GTGGTAGACCCGCTGCCCGTCCACGTCAACCGCGAAGAACTCCACGACATAGCGGTGCCCACGTCCTTCGAGACCACTGGACCGTTTGACATCCGACTCGTCAACCACGGCCAGCCGCTACACGTCCACCTCCACCTCGACGACGATCTCTCGGCCGTCGCAGAGATCGAAGCGACCAACCACTACGTCGACGGAGAGACCGAGCGCCGGGTCTCGGTCTCGGTCCGCGACGGGGCCACCGTCCGTGGGAAACTCAAGGTCGTCAGCGGCTACGGCGCACAGACCCGCTACGTCGACGTGATCGTGACTGAACCGGACGAGCAAGAGGGTTCGGTCCGAGTCGACGAATCGCTCGCCGAACCCCAGCCTGTCGAGACCGAACAGCCGGACAGCGCCCTCGCCCAACAGCCCATCGTGCCGGTGGCTGCCCTGGCTGTCGGTGCCCTCGTCGTCGCGGCCGGGATCGCCTTCGCCGTCCAGGCGTTCGTCGTCGGTCTGGGTGCACTCGTGGTTCTGGCTGGCGTCCTCGTCGCGATGTACGTTCTCTTCGTCGAGTGA
- a CDS encoding DUF7523 family protein has protein sequence MTLAARAREAARARPFVYEGLRAGVINYSAAARLLDVGDEEAVAAALRRYADELPDRDLSDGSARVTMHSGLGVQDSESDGAVEGLLTVGETTYVQDAGSLTGVAATGDVDARSLARVLGRLDAEGVAVAAAGVADGRLLIVVERRDGPDVVRFVEEAV, from the coding sequence ATGACGCTGGCAGCCAGAGCCCGGGAAGCCGCTCGCGCCCGTCCGTTCGTCTACGAGGGACTCCGTGCGGGCGTCATCAACTATTCCGCCGCCGCGCGGCTGCTCGATGTCGGCGACGAGGAAGCGGTCGCGGCCGCACTCCGGCGATACGCGGATGAGCTCCCCGACCGCGATCTGTCGGACGGGTCGGCGCGAGTCACGATGCACAGCGGACTGGGCGTGCAGGACAGCGAGTCGGACGGGGCTGTCGAGGGACTGCTCACGGTCGGCGAGACGACCTACGTCCAGGACGCGGGGTCGCTGACCGGCGTGGCCGCCACCGGCGACGTCGACGCGCGGTCGCTGGCTCGCGTGCTCGGCCGACTCGACGCCGAGGGCGTCGCCGTTGCGGCCGCTGGCGTCGCCGACGGACGCCTCCTGATCGTCGTCGAGCGTCGGGACGGGCCGGATGTGGTCCGCTTCGTCGAGGAGGCGGTGTGA
- the cysS gene encoding cysteine--tRNA ligase, whose translation MTLRVTNTLSGEREDFEPQDPEDVLLYYCGLTTSDPPHLGHARGWVHVDVMHRWLSWLGYTVHHVENFTDVNEKIVARVGEAGSSEADVARTYIEDVIRDMRSLNLKRAEVYPRVSEHVPEIIDLVETLIDREYAYEANGSVYFDVTAFEDYGDLSNQTVDELDAQGDPDERGEKRHPQDFALWKAGGVDPSDVETHQHEGAAPPETACETAQTWDSPWGEGRPGWHVECSAMSMTHLGETLDIHVGGQDLVFPHHENEVAQSEAATGQRFANYWLHVGLLETGDEKMSSSLGNFATVEEAIAEYGLGVVRTFLLSTAYHSRATYTEETLSEARERYETLERGYERAVEAVDSADATVKTTDDALREAVETAREEIPRAMNDDFNTRKALAALVEFTTAVNRHVDESGTYDYRGLRRAIETYDEFAVGVLGLPLGDDGDDTGDVRLAEDLVELVLDVREAERDAGNYERADELRDELAALGVEVEDSDGGPTYRLP comes from the coding sequence ATGACCCTGCGCGTGACGAACACGCTTTCGGGCGAACGTGAGGACTTCGAGCCACAGGATCCCGAGGACGTCCTCCTGTATTACTGTGGCCTCACGACGTCCGATCCGCCACACCTTGGCCACGCCCGCGGGTGGGTCCACGTCGACGTGATGCACCGCTGGCTGTCGTGGCTCGGCTATACGGTCCACCACGTCGAGAACTTCACGGACGTCAACGAGAAGATCGTCGCCCGCGTCGGCGAGGCCGGGTCGAGCGAGGCCGACGTCGCCCGAACCTACATCGAAGACGTGATCCGGGACATGCGGTCGCTGAACCTCAAGCGCGCCGAGGTCTACCCCCGCGTTTCCGAGCACGTCCCCGAGATCATCGACCTCGTGGAGACGCTGATCGACCGTGAGTACGCTTACGAGGCGAACGGGTCGGTGTACTTCGACGTCACCGCCTTCGAGGACTACGGCGACCTCTCGAATCAGACTGTCGACGAACTCGACGCTCAGGGCGACCCGGACGAACGTGGCGAGAAGCGCCATCCCCAGGACTTCGCACTCTGGAAGGCCGGCGGCGTCGACCCAAGCGACGTCGAGACCCATCAACACGAGGGAGCTGCTCCCCCAGAGACGGCCTGTGAAACAGCCCAGACCTGGGATTCGCCGTGGGGCGAGGGACGGCCGGGCTGGCACGTCGAGTGCTCGGCGATGAGCATGACGCACCTCGGAGAGACTCTCGACATCCACGTCGGTGGCCAGGATCTGGTCTTTCCCCACCACGAGAACGAGGTCGCCCAGAGCGAGGCCGCGACGGGCCAGCGCTTCGCCAACTACTGGCTGCACGTCGGGCTGCTCGAGACCGGCGACGAGAAGATGTCCTCTTCGCTAGGGAACTTCGCAACCGTCGAGGAGGCAATCGCGGAGTACGGCCTCGGCGTCGTTCGAACCTTCCTGCTGTCGACGGCCTATCACAGTCGCGCGACCTACACCGAGGAGACGCTCTCGGAGGCTCGCGAACGCTACGAGACGCTCGAACGTGGCTACGAGCGTGCCGTCGAGGCAGTCGACAGCGCCGACGCGACGGTCAAGACGACCGACGACGCGCTCCGAGAAGCCGTCGAGACGGCCCGCGAAGAGATCCCGCGTGCGATGAACGACGATTTCAACACCCGCAAGGCGCTGGCAGCGCTGGTCGAGTTCACGACTGCGGTCAATCGCCACGTCGACGAGTCCGGGACTTACGATTACCGTGGCCTCCGCCGTGCGATCGAAACCTACGACGAGTTCGCGGTCGGCGTGCTGGGGCTGCCGCTGGGCGACGATGGCGACGACACCGGCGACGTCCGCTTGGCCGAGGATCTGGTCGAGCTCGTTCTCGACGTCCGGGAGGCCGAACGCGACGCCGGCAATTACGAACGTGCAGACGAATTGCGTGACGAACTCGCCGCGCTCGGCGTCGAGGTCGAGGATAGCGACGGCGGCCCGACCTATCGGCTGCCCTGA
- the corA gene encoding magnesium/cobalt transporter CorA → MIESLVYDGTGVESVEDLAAARTADGTTWVHVEDASDAEIDAVADAFDLHALAIEDVRNNVRAKSEEFSAYTFALVKTARLTRGETTFEEEIDDEPVGLFIGDDWLVTVATGSADPVARVQESVRRGDERLLERGPDFTAYRLLDVLVDSYFEVLEHLEGQIEAIEDEVVESPDADLLSDINSVRRELLSFRKVVWPVRETLAVLARGDVRATRADTQKYYRDVYDHLVQLVDLLETYRDLVVGTRDIYLNALSQSTNEVMKVLTVVATIFIPLTFVAGVYGMNFADSAYNMPELTWEFGYPAVMLGMAGVAALMVFYFRRQSYL, encoded by the coding sequence GTGATCGAGTCGCTCGTCTACGACGGGACTGGCGTCGAGTCCGTCGAGGACCTCGCGGCCGCGCGAACGGCCGACGGGACGACCTGGGTCCACGTCGAGGACGCGAGCGACGCGGAGATCGACGCCGTCGCCGATGCGTTCGATCTCCACGCGCTGGCCATCGAGGACGTGCGGAACAACGTCCGGGCGAAATCCGAGGAGTTCAGCGCCTACACGTTCGCCCTGGTCAAGACTGCCCGCCTCACGCGGGGCGAGACCACCTTCGAGGAGGAGATCGACGACGAGCCGGTTGGCCTCTTCATCGGCGACGACTGGCTCGTGACCGTCGCCACCGGCAGCGCCGACCCGGTCGCTCGTGTTCAGGAGAGCGTCCGTCGTGGGGACGAACGGCTGCTCGAACGCGGGCCGGACTTCACTGCCTATCGCCTGTTGGACGTGCTCGTCGACAGTTACTTTGAGGTCCTCGAACACCTGGAGGGCCAGATCGAAGCGATCGAGGACGAGGTCGTCGAGTCGCCCGATGCCGACTTGCTCAGCGATATCAACAGCGTCCGCCGGGAGCTTCTGTCCTTCCGGAAGGTCGTCTGGCCCGTTCGCGAAACGCTGGCCGTGCTCGCCCGCGGCGACGTTCGCGCGACCCGGGCGGACACCCAGAAGTACTATCGGGACGTCTACGACCATCTGGTCCAGTTGGTCGATTTACTGGAAACGTATCGTGATCTGGTCGTCGGGACGCGGGACATCTACCTCAACGCCCTCTCACAGTCGACAAACGAGGTCATGAAGGTTTTGACCGTCGTCGCCACGATCTTCATCCCGCTCACCTTCGTCGCCGGCGTCTACGGGATGAACTTCGCCGACAGCGCTTACAACATGCCCGAGTTGACCTGGGAGTTCGGCTATCCGGCGGTCATGCTCGGCATGGCTGGCGTCGCGGCGCTGATGGTGTTTTACTTCCGGCGGCAGTCGTATCTCTGA
- a CDS encoding tripartite tricarboxylate transporter permease: MFDLGVRLAIAPEATALAIVAIAAGICLGTISGLTPGLHANNFALLLAAVAPSVPAPPRLVGAAMLAAGVVHTFLDFVPALALGVPDPAMAASALPSHRLVLGGRGREALRLSALGSGLAVVFALPLVVPVTLVMLEVYPVLAERLPVVLTAIAAAVIATEPTNHARKAALLSFLASAALGVVTLDVPAEGVLPVGSMLAPLFGGLFGAPVLIDAMRGSGVPSQDDPTVRTTRTSVGGLALLGTVSGAIVGYLPGVSSAIAATLALVSAPSQYGSRGFVVTTSGVNTSNTLFALCALIAFGNPRTGVLVALDQSGAPLAWPLLVAAVLIAAAVGFVLVVVVGDWYLRLVRKLDHTRLSVVVLGVLAVLSGLFAGPIGVAVFAVSTLVGLIPARLGARRVSLMGVLIGPLILGV, from the coding sequence GTGTTCGATCTCGGCGTCAGACTCGCGATCGCCCCGGAAGCCACAGCCCTCGCCATTGTGGCCATCGCCGCCGGGATCTGTCTGGGAACGATCAGCGGCCTGACGCCGGGGCTACACGCGAACAACTTCGCGTTGCTCCTGGCAGCCGTCGCCCCGAGCGTGCCCGCCCCGCCGCGACTGGTCGGGGCGGCCATGCTCGCCGCCGGCGTCGTCCACACGTTTCTGGATTTCGTGCCCGCGCTGGCGCTTGGCGTCCCGGACCCGGCGATGGCCGCAAGTGCACTACCCAGCCATCGCCTCGTCCTCGGCGGCCGCGGTCGCGAGGCCCTTCGACTTTCGGCGCTGGGCAGCGGACTCGCCGTCGTCTTCGCGCTCCCACTCGTGGTCCCAGTGACGCTCGTGATGCTCGAAGTCTATCCCGTTCTCGCCGAGCGATTGCCAGTCGTGCTGACGGCCATCGCAGCCGCAGTCATCGCGACGGAGCCGACCAATCACGCCCGAAAGGCCGCGCTGTTGTCGTTTCTCGCCAGCGCCGCCCTGGGCGTCGTCACGCTCGACGTGCCCGCCGAGGGCGTTCTCCCGGTCGGAAGCATGCTCGCGCCGCTGTTCGGCGGGCTGTTCGGCGCGCCAGTGCTGATCGACGCGATGCGGGGATCTGGCGTCCCGAGCCAGGACGATCCGACCGTACGGACCACGCGAACGTCGGTCGGCGGGCTCGCGCTGCTGGGCACCGTCTCGGGGGCGATCGTGGGCTACCTGCCGGGCGTCTCCAGTGCCATCGCGGCGACGCTCGCGCTCGTCAGCGCGCCGTCGCAGTACGGCAGCCGCGGGTTCGTCGTGACCACCAGCGGCGTGAATACGTCGAACACCCTCTTTGCACTCTGTGCGCTGATCGCGTTCGGCAACCCACGGACCGGTGTGCTCGTCGCACTCGATCAATCAGGAGCGCCGCTTGCGTGGCCCCTGCTGGTCGCGGCCGTCCTCATCGCGGCGGCGGTCGGATTCGTCCTCGTCGTAGTGGTCGGCGACTGGTATCTCAGGCTAGTCAGAAAGCTGGATCACACCAGGCTGTCAGTTGTCGTTCTGGGCGTACTGGCGGTGCTCTCGGGGCTGTTCGCCGGGCCGATCGGCGTTGCCGTCTTCGCCGTCAGCACGCTGGTAGGGTTAATCCCTGCAAGATTGGGTGCCCGGCGTGTGTCACTGATGGGCGTATTGATCGGCCCGCTGATCCTCGGCGTATGA
- the pdxS gene encoding pyridoxal 5'-phosphate synthase lyase subunit PdxS — protein MTETDLEDLRRGTDLVKRGFAKMQKGGVIMDVVTPEQARIAEDAGAVAVMALEAVPADIRKRGGVARMADPADVQEIIDEVSIPVMGKSRIGHTKEAQILEAIGVDMVDESEVLTPADDAYHIDKREFTTPFVCGARNLGEALRRIDEGAAMIRTKGEAGTGDVNQAVHHQRTIKGAIRQLEGMSHEEREAWAREHEAPAELVHETAEMGRLPVVNFAAGGIATPADAALMMHHECDGIFVGSGIFGAEDPEAMGRAIVEAVNNYDDPDKLAEIASDIGGGMKGDANVDLPEDEQLQGRGV, from the coding sequence ATGACGGAAACCGATCTCGAAGACCTGCGACGCGGCACCGATCTCGTCAAGCGCGGCTTCGCGAAGATGCAGAAAGGCGGCGTCATCATGGACGTCGTTACCCCTGAACAGGCTCGCATCGCCGAGGACGCGGGTGCTGTCGCCGTGATGGCCCTGGAAGCGGTCCCGGCGGACATCCGCAAGCGCGGCGGCGTCGCCCGCATGGCCGACCCCGCCGACGTGCAGGAGATCATCGACGAAGTCTCGATCCCGGTGATGGGCAAGTCCCGGATCGGCCACACCAAGGAAGCCCAGATCCTCGAAGCCATCGGCGTCGACATGGTCGACGAAAGCGAGGTGCTGACGCCCGCCGACGACGCCTACCACATCGACAAGCGCGAGTTCACGACGCCCTTCGTCTGCGGTGCGCGGAACCTCGGTGAAGCCCTGCGCCGGATCGACGAGGGCGCGGCGATGATCCGGACAAAGGGCGAGGCCGGCACCGGCGACGTCAACCAGGCGGTCCACCACCAGCGGACGATCAAGGGCGCGATCCGGCAACTCGAAGGCATGAGCCACGAGGAACGCGAGGCCTGGGCGCGCGAGCACGAGGCTCCCGCCGAACTCGTCCACGAGACCGCCGAAATGGGGCGGCTGCCGGTCGTCAACTTCGCCGCCGGCGGGATCGCGACGCCGGCGGACGCCGCGCTGATGATGCACCACGAGTGTGACGGCATCTTCGTCGGGTCGGGCATCTTCGGTGCGGAGGACCCCGAGGCGATGGGTCGAGCCATCGTCGAAGCCGTCAACAACTACGACGACCCGGACAAACTTGCGGAGATTGCCTCGGACATCGGCGGCGGGATGAAGGGCGACGCGAACGTCGACCTGCCGGAAGACGAGCAGTTGCAAGGTCGAGGCGTCTGA
- a CDS encoding mechanosensitive ion channel family protein, translated as MVAIASAFSQMQGFFSGLSTVEWRLAVSVAVAVGALVVSTVLVPFAARQFRRGVRTHILPGPLGTGVDVVDESLPTTVGWVAVRLLQLSIVALAVLALLTIWDLLGVVESIVDSSGLSRWVVIQLFLTFALAGVVYVVADQYKRVIVRIGTQATWMTDHQLEIVVRIGQIVILLFGGLIGMGLWGINPQGLLVGAGFLGIVVGLAARQTLGALIAGIVLMFSRPFEIGDWVQIGEEEGIVTDIAIMNTRLENFDGEVVYLPNDRVNERAIVNRSRRGSLRLRVDVGIDYDSEPEHAKTVALTAIKEIDVVADGPPPQIVPKSFGDSAVVLEMRFWIDHPTPPRKWNAVERVVTAVKTAFEREGIKIPYPQRELSGRAETDGFRVHESGGVDDAGTQN; from the coding sequence ATGGTCGCGATCGCCTCCGCGTTCTCGCAAATGCAGGGATTCTTCTCGGGCCTTTCGACCGTCGAGTGGCGTCTGGCAGTCAGCGTCGCCGTGGCCGTCGGTGCCCTCGTGGTCAGTACGGTCCTGGTCCCGTTCGCCGCTCGTCAGTTCCGCCGAGGCGTGCGAACCCATATTCTTCCGGGGCCGCTGGGAACGGGCGTCGACGTCGTCGACGAGTCCCTTCCCACGACAGTTGGGTGGGTCGCTGTTCGTCTCCTCCAGCTTTCGATAGTCGCCCTCGCCGTGCTTGCCCTGTTGACGATCTGGGATCTACTGGGCGTCGTCGAGTCGATCGTCGACTCCAGTGGACTCTCCCGGTGGGTCGTGATCCAGTTGTTCCTCACGTTCGCTCTGGCAGGGGTTGTCTACGTTGTCGCCGATCAGTACAAACGAGTCATCGTGCGAATCGGCACGCAGGCTACGTGGATGACTGATCATCAACTGGAGATCGTCGTCCGGATCGGGCAGATCGTCATCCTGCTGTTCGGGGGCCTGATCGGCATGGGTCTCTGGGGGATCAATCCCCAGGGTCTGCTCGTCGGGGCTGGCTTTCTGGGCATCGTCGTCGGCCTGGCCGCCCGACAGACACTCGGCGCACTCATCGCCGGCATCGTCCTGATGTTCTCCCGCCCGTTCGAGATCGGCGACTGGGTCCAGATCGGTGAGGAGGAGGGGATCGTCACGGACATTGCGATCATGAACACTCGCCTTGAGAACTTCGACGGCGAGGTCGTCTATCTCCCGAACGACCGCGTCAACGAACGGGCGATCGTCAACCGGAGTCGCCGTGGGTCGCTCCGGCTCCGCGTCGACGTCGGCATCGATTACGATAGTGAGCCCGAACACGCAAAGACCGTCGCGCTCACGGCGATCAAGGAGATCGACGTCGTTGCCGACGGTCCGCCGCCACAGATCGTCCCGAAGTCCTTCGGCGATTCGGCGGTCGTCCTTGAGATGCGCTTCTGGATCGACCATCCGACGCCGCCCCGGAAGTGGAACGCGGTCGAACGGGTCGTCACAGCGGTAAAGACCGCCTTCGAACGCGAGGGGATCAAGATCCCGTACCCCCAGCGGGAACTCTCCGGCCGGGCCGAGACCGACGGCTTTCGGGTCCACGAGTCGGGCGGCGTGGACGACGCCGGGACGCAGAATTAA
- a CDS encoding homoserine kinase has protein sequence MPTARAPATSANLGSGFDVFGIALSRPADVVRVERAERTTIEVTGAGSQFIPEDPEKNTVGAVADALDAPAHIEIDKGIRPASGLGSSAASAAAAAVALNDLYDRGKSRKELVPIAAKGEAVVSGDAHDDNVAPAILGGFTIATPDGVTQVDADISIVVTLPEIVVSTRDARKVVPRETTVERLVETVGNAATLTAGMYRDDPTLVGRGMKDGIVTPARAKLIDGYDAVREAALEAGATGVTISGAGPGVLAVTHEWNQRAVANAMLDTFEDRGIDARAYQTEIGEGTRLY, from the coding sequence ATGCCCACGGCGCGAGCCCCGGCGACGAGCGCGAACCTCGGGAGCGGGTTCGACGTCTTCGGGATCGCACTCTCGCGTCCGGCCGACGTCGTCCGCGTCGAGCGAGCCGAGCGGACGACCATCGAGGTGACGGGGGCCGGCAGCCAGTTCATCCCCGAAGATCCCGAGAAGAACACCGTCGGGGCCGTCGCCGACGCCCTGGATGCACCCGCCCATATCGAGATCGACAAGGGGATTCGACCGGCTTCGGGCCTCGGTTCGTCGGCTGCAAGCGCCGCCGCGGCGGCCGTCGCGCTCAACGATCTCTACGACCGCGGGAAGTCCCGGAAGGAGCTCGTCCCGATCGCAGCCAAAGGTGAGGCCGTCGTCTCCGGTGACGCCCACGACGACAACGTCGCGCCCGCGATCCTCGGCGGGTTCACCATCGCGACGCCCGACGGCGTCACGCAGGTCGACGCCGACATCTCTATCGTCGTCACGCTCCCGGAAATCGTCGTCTCGACCCGGGACGCCCGGAAAGTCGTCCCGAGGGAGACGACAGTCGAGCGATTGGTCGAGACGGTCGGCAACGCGGCGACGCTGACCGCAGGGATGTACCGGGACGATCCGACCCTCGTCGGCCGGGGAATGAAAGACGGGATCGTCACGCCTGCCCGGGCGAAACTCATCGACGGCTACGACGCCGTCCGGGAGGCGGCACTCGAGGCCGGCGCGACCGGCGTCACGATCAGCGGTGCCGGGCCGGGCGTCCTCGCGGTTACCCACGAATGGAACCAGCGGGCGGTCGCAAACGCGATGCTCGATACATTCGAGGACCGCGGTATCGACGCGCGGGCCTACCAGACTGAGATCGGCGAGGGGACGCGACTGTACTGA